DNA from Thunnus thynnus chromosome 2, fThuThy2.1, whole genome shotgun sequence:
CATAAACTCCCTTTAAAGTAAGTTGTCATCATGCTGAAAACACTTCACAATGCTGCGCGCTCTCGTGGGGGAGCGCGCGCGTCAGGGCACGGCGTTCAAACCACCTGACCGGCTCGGCGGGTTTTGGTTGGAAGCGTCGCCCTCACAACGTTGAACAACGGCGCGGTGGGTCACGTGAcagcatctgctgctgctgctggctgagcGAAGCGTGTTAGCaggtaaagaaagaaagaaaagggttTGTTGTGCGAATATTATCGACTTAAAAGCGGTTTCAACGACCTACGCGTTTTATCCTGTTATTTTGTAATTAGTTAAAGGAACCCGATCGGCTGATTCGGAGACACCACTCGTCCTGTTCGGTGGTTAGCTAACTGAAAGCGCTACCGTAACGTTACTGTGGTGCTGTATTGTAAGCGGACAGGCCGTTCACATGCCGGGGCAGTTAGCACTTTGGTGATATTTGTCGTAGGTTAACATAAATCTTCGACAACACACCCGTATCACAATCCTACTAGTGAAATACAGACACCGACCGTTGTGTATGTGAAAGTAAAAGCGCggtgttttttcttttcgtTTCAGTTGTGTTAGCCagatgctaacattagcttctCTGTTAGGTTTTCACAAAAGGGTGAATCTTCGCACTCgtcacatttgtttattttttttttgctcatgaCTCGGCGAGGCTGTACGAACGGAAATCACATCGGTGGATATGTTAATTTTATGGTCACATTACTAATATCTTGCCAGTAGAAAAGGGCTTTTTTAACTGCAGgagtcgtgtgtgtgtgaatcgcACACggaacaaagacaaacagcagtGGCTGGCCGGGCTAAAGCTACAGTTAGCTAGCTGGTTGACCTAACGCTAATGTGAGCGTCAATCGGTGCGGCTCATATTTCCGTCCGTCCAGATTATTGTAACATTAACCAAACTAACAATTCGACTACCATTAACATTAGACACATGCGCCTGAAAAACAATGATAACAGTTCATTATACATTTAACGTTAATAGTTACTGTCATGATGTCGATCGTTTTTCTATACGATTATTAGACAATAGTAAGAGCACAGCCGGTGAATCTCATCTGTTGTGTTTGCGCGCTGACAAtttgtcagttattattattgttgcttAACGACCAGTTACTGCGTAATATAATCTAACCCGGTGTAGTTGTTGCTTTCGGTTTCCTGAGACAACGTTTAGACTGGCACAAAGGCCCATGTCATCTGAGGTTACTCGTTACTTTTAATGAAATGCCAAATCGCTGATGCTACCCTTGGCGtcgctgtttaaaaaaaaaaaaaaaaaaaaaaaagttataattcATACCCACCCATAACATATGCTGGTGCATACTCAAATTGTTTTTCTGTGGGAGACTGTGGGAGGGTTGTAAGTTGACACCTGGACTGTCCCCTCTTGGCTGGCTAAATTTAACCAGGGAGGTGGGGGCGACAGATGGGGTTTTAGTCTTACATGGCATACTTGACAACAGTGACTCTCAGTCTGCTTACATATTCATTATACTGTACTGGGACTTGGACATTATccagttttgtattttactaGGAACTGTAACGCAACTTAACCATTTCGCAAATGGCTGGCACTCCACTTAACTTCTgacctgtctttctctctctctctctctctctctccagatttttctattttgtaCATACATTGttttgtatatactgtatatgatgaCTTCAGTGGTCAGCAATCAAGCCCGGGGGACTCGGGACAGAACGCTGCCCACTaccacacaaacaacacagccACAGAAACAGATACAGGTGGGTCTTCACTATTGTACATACAGCTGCAATACAGAAAAGTACAACATACAACGGTTCTAcaataaatcctaccttcaTGAAGGGTATAAGGTTAcatatttttatctattttaaagAGGTGTTGGTATATTTTATGaccattttggaggctgtagtttacAGTGTGGTTAAACTATATTAAGTTAGACTGAGAGGTGTTTTTCAAGGATGGACtcaatattagaaacacctcaaAATAACACGatacaattcaacagcaccactGATTGGCTCACTTAGTCTTAAATGTTATTGTATtgacattaaaagtaaaatgtggAATAAATGAAGCATTGAATTTCACTTCACGCttagactttttaaaatgttatttggtagtatttggcttttttttaaaaaaaatttgacatttgaaatgtaTAGAGACTGGAAATTTGGGCACGGGTAGAGGGAGGGGTATGACATCCAAAAAAGGTCAGACGAGAATCGAACCACAAACATGGTTGCGTATTTTAATCCATAGGTTAAAGGAGAGCCCCGATATCTCATTcgtaaaatgatttttatatgaCTAGGATTGTGGCatcttttattcaaataagtaaataaaagcCAGGGTCTTACAAACTGCTGATTTGACTATGAAAATTACACCTTTTATCATTTTCCTGTTGTATTGTTTCTAACTGAACTCTTTGTTTACCAGGCCACAGCAGAACAGATTCGTTTGGCCCAAATGATCTATGACAAAAATGACGCTGACTTTGAAGACAAGGTCAAACAGGTAGTGTATTtgtgcatatacacacataaatacaaattcTTCTGGCTCACCACCCTATCAATCTGGACTTCATTGACAGTGGCACCCTCGCTGCATCAAGTGTTGATCTAACgtaatgctgtttgtttttgttttgtacagcTGATTGAGGTAACTGGGAAGACTCAAGATGAGTGCATGGTAGCCCTCCATGACTGCAACGAAGATGTAAACAGAGCCATCAATTTTCTGCTGGAGAGCACCTCTGACACAGTGAGAACTTATATACACTCATTGTACTTGTATTCACATATCATGTGGcaatttctcttctttttagtAGAGACGTAAAAGCCATGAACAATGCAGAATTTCTATCacagtatatgtgtattttatagACACAACCTCATTCTCTTGTTAACTTCTATGTCCAGAACTCCTGGGAGACTGTGGGGAAGAAGCGGAACATTGGGAAAGAAGGAGGACCCTCAGAGATAAAGGAGAGCAgggagaagaagggaggagaCAGGGAGGCTAGTCGCGGACGCGGTGGTTCCAACAGGAGGGGCCGAGGTATCAGCCGAGGCCGCGAAGGTAAGAAAGATATTAGTTCTTTTCTTCCATTCTAAGGAGTAAGGAGCTTGGATTGTGTAGATATTTGTTGATCGTCAGTGTGTTGGAATGGGATTCTCTGTATTCGCTGCCTCTTTGGCATTATGTCTGAGGAGGAATAGTTTTTCTAATGTCAGCTTATTTTAAGTTATATGTTGTTAAAAGTATGAAGAGTGTATGGAACATTTATTTCCCTAGGGATTTAATTAAAAAGGCTCTGAGGTCTTTCTTCGAGaaagtattaataatatatgGAATATAATGTCTTAATTTCCTTTTCCCGTTGTTTCCTGCTGGATTCCAGGTCGGTTAGAGGAGAATGGGTTTGAGGTGGCTcctggagagagagggggagaccGTGGACGCAGAGGACGAGGCAGAGGTGAGCGTTACAGCAAATGACTCTTAAAATTTTCTAAACGCCTTGCCATTTTATTAGTGATGAGCTCCAATGCAAAGTTGAATAGGGTGAAGATAATGGTGGTGGTGAGGGGGTTTATCTATAGCTACAATAAGCGTACATTTCCAGACGGCTCTggtctcattaaaaaaaatcagattggGTTTATATATAAACCGTAGAAGCTTAAGTTCTccattgttgtggtgtttagaTTAACACTTTCTACATCGTTCTAAGCATTTGGACAAACATGTCCACACATTAAGGCAAGTCGTAATTTTGTCTGAGGATACTGTGTATGTTTGGGTGATGTAGCTGGCAACATATCTATTTGTGTCTGCAGGCATTTAGAGTGCTGCAGTACTCAGCATGTGTGGAATGAGCTCAGTCCCTGCAGCtgcttgagtgtgtgtggaggggggtgTCGTCAGTAAAGAGAGTAGAGAACATGGGAAGCAGAAGAATTTGACAGGATTTATAGGCTTTGATCAAAGAATAGTGATGTCAATCAAGGTGCGAGTCAGAAGAAATGGTGTCAGTTGGCAGGTTATTCTTTGACGGTAGAGTAAATGCATGCATTCATGTTGCAGCTTGTCATTATGAACAACTGTTAAATGGGTAAAATCAAAAGCTTTAAGACAGAAATACTTTAAGATATTCATGGccaaaaacaaatcttttgGTTATTTAGACCtggggctgggcaatatatcaatattatgaTAAGAAactagatatcgtcttagattttggatatcgtaatatcatgatatggcatATATAGACTTGAAAATATTTGGTgtaattcaaaacaaaaacagataagTAGCATATTATCTAATGCCTGACAGAGGTGTCTGACTGAAATGTCGCTTTCTCCGTAAACATATTGCTAGTTTGATactttcttaaaacaaaaaacagagaagaacgGAGTAATGAGCAGTTGGGGCTGAAAGGAACGAGTCAGCGTAGGTCATCTGGTTGTTTTGTGTATCCGCAGGGGCAGGGGGTCGCGGTAGAGGAAGAGCAGCTGCTGGCAACAGGTTCTCCTCCCAGGGAATGGGGTAAGAAGAACACATGTTTTAGTGTAAATCTTAAGTCTTATTATTAATTATGTCGGATGAGGAGGTGGTGATGGTAATTACAAGCACATAtcttaaaacaaatgtgtggaaAAACTAAGTTTCTGAATCTCCTTTATAGAAAGTgattaagtcctatttatctgctgggtcttttttttgttatcgATAGCAACAACAGCctttttactcattttctctccattGTTTTTCCACCTTTCctgttgtcttttgtttctaCCCTCTCCTCTTTTCAGCACCTTCAATCCTGCTGACTACACGGCTAACTCGGGAGGTCGCCAGGAGACATGGGAAGGGGACGGCAACGAACCTGCTGAGGGAACTGGTACggaaaataacaacattaagATGTCACGTTTTGATACCCATTTCCTACTTCTGCTGTGGAATGACGCAATTGTTAGCTTTCAAGTGTCAGCATTATCTAGTGTTCACTCACCCTAAATCAGtgaactgagctgaactgcTTTCAGTTCGTTTCAGGTTACGGAGTGTGAGATAAAAGTAGAATTCAAGCAGAAACAAGCAAAGCGTCTGCACATAGGGTTCAGGATCTTagattgtttgtgttgtattaaaGTAGTCATGGTGCTTTATTTTGTGTCACTGTTTTGGGATGATGGATGGTTGCTGAGAACATATCATGAGTATGTGTAAACATTGCAACACTGACTTGGCTTCTGTACTGTTTTTTCAGGAACATGGGGAGGCAATCTGGAAGACTGGACTTCAGAAGACTGGAATGAGGATGTAAGGCAGCACTTCTTAAAGGTTTCAAAAGGGATTTGCAGTATGACTGATTGTTAACTTGCTGAATATGATTTAAGATCGACTGGTTTTATGCAACTTAAGCATAGCTGTGTGGCCCTGAATAGTTCATGAAATATACAGCACAacacttctgtttattttaatttgatggATAatagtgtttgtattttttgccCTTTCACAGTTGTCTGAGACCAAAGTATTCACTGCCTCTTCTGCTCCAGCAAACCACATCACACTTGGACACAAGTAAGTCGTTCTGTCCAAAGTGCGTTCaacttaaaataacacaaagaaCAGGCTGTATTTTGGAGAATAACGTTAACTTCTCTGTGTCATCTCTTCTCCCCAAACCTCTTTGTCCTTCCACTCTTCACTCCTTCCACTTTATCTGTTCCTTTGTCGCCTGCCTCTCCTCAGTGTGGACCTGGCTAGCCTACTGCCTAAGGCTGGGGTGGCTGTAGGGGGTTCTGTGGACTCTGACTTGGGGGCCATAGTCGAGGGCCCCTCAGCTGAGGATTTGGGGCAGAGCCTGGTGTTTACCAATTCCCACCACAATGGACGCACTGCAACACACAGCTACGCACATGCCACAGCGAACAGCTACGCCCATGCTGCCTCTGCTAGCACCACCTACGCACATGCTGCACTGGTACGGACAGccacgcatacacacacttccacaTTTTCAAACACCAGCAAATACTTACACTCATTATGTACCTAAAGAGTCATATCAGTGTATTCACTTCTTCTTGTGCTTCTCTCATCCTCCTAGTCCTCAGTCCTGGGTTCTGGTTTTGGGTCTCTGAATGCACCTAAGCCAGCACCTGCTGCTGACATCAGGACATCGGAGCAGCTCAACGGGCCTCGGCTCAGTCAGAGAGCCAGTCAGTCGTTGGCCACCAccagcaacagtaatgtttccAAAGATGCAGGGCCACCTCCAATACAAAGTCCTGCTCCTGCCTCTTCTCCCTCTGTCGATATCAAGGCTCAGAGATTGGAGAACGGCCCTGTTACTGCCCTACACTGTAAGTTTAACTCAAAAGTAAATAAGAACCTCAGCACTACTGTGCACTGCAGGACACTAGTtgtaaaatatttccctctctctccagtgGAGATGAAGCTTCAGCCGGAACCATCGGCGGTGCTCAGCCAGCTGGCGCAGAGGCAGCAACAGTCCTCCATGCTTCCCACCACAGAGCCTCTGCACCTGTCTCAATCGCATGCTCCACAGGTCCCCACACCACCAGGTATTATACTACACCATaatcacttcctttttttttaatcaaactgaaatttaaagaaccagtgtgtaagatttagtggcatctaacggTGAGGGTGCAGACTGCGATCAAATGAgtacccctcccctcctcttccaagAATGTAGGAGATCCTAAGGTGGCTCCAAAGCTCGTTTGTCTGTgttgggctactgtagaaacatggaggtgcaacatggcggcctccattGAAGAGGACTTGCtttctatgtagatataaagggctcattctaaacCAACGACAACACAACAATACTTATACAAtacgttctgctagatgccactaaattctacacactggtcctttaaagcagACAGCCTGCATAGCGTACTGCATGATATCACGGCTGCAACTCATGACTGTTTTCataattgaatatttttctgacatACACTTGTGATTCCACTGCTGTGCTCTGAACCATATTGTGAATTAGACCTCTCGCCTTTTTAATCTACTTCAGGTCATGAGTCCTCCATCCCTCCGGTAAGAGACGGAGCTTCTCCAGGAGTGAAGCTACCAGGCATGGAGCCTCCCATCACAGAACCCCCTCAGAGGCAGCTCAAGACACAGAAACGCAGAGTACCGCCTCCCTCAAAGGTAAGTTCCTCAGatagctgttgttttttgttttttttctcccccccgaCAAAAAGCGTAATGACTTCCATGCAAAATTAATGTAAGATCGACATCACTTGTAAGACATGGTAGAAACTGAAAGTTCTCTCTATAATTAATGCGCTCTCACAAGTTTGACAAGAGATGAGCTTGATCTCTTCAGACAGTCAGTTAGCTGTCTGGCTGTGTGGTAGGAACAGACTGAACAAAGTAGTTTCTGCAAGCTGTTAACTCCACTCTCGTTACTTTACTCTCTCTCATAATTGAAGATATCATCTCGTCACAGACGCAGTGGGCAAAGATAAGTGTACTCATACACTTACGTATAAGTCATACTATACTGTAACACATTCAAGCAGGAGTTTACAGGATTGTTTTGACCAAAGATGGCTACTAGGCAGTTATCATCCtatttatttgtgtgcattTTACCAACTTGATTTCcatgatttaaacattttacgCATCGTACAAAAATAAATTCTAAATAATCAAATGCGAAATAAAACTTAAACCCACTTTGTCTACTTCAGATCCCCTCATCAGCGGTGGAGATGCCGGGCTCTGCGGATATATCTGGCCTGAACGTCCAGTTTGGAGCTCTTGACTTTGGTTCTGACACTGGCAGTGGAACAGTGGACATGGCTCAGGCGGAGTCAGCCAGAGAACAAGCCCCGGCTGTGGCTCCAGCTCCAGCTGCTCCAGCACCCATGCCTGTCCCCACCGCTGTTCCCACACAGCAGCCGCAGAGCAGCCTGTTCTCCAAGCCAGGATCTGTgaggtgcgtgtgtgtgagtggtgaTGTGTggtgtgtatttatttgaggAATTTGAACCCAGTAATAATACTTCCTGTCTCTACATCTGCCATATTCTCAGTAGTgttgatttgaatattttatttacaaatcTTTGCCCTTCTACCCTTTTCTGTCTGTCCTGTGAACAGTGAACACATGAGCAGCTTACCCTCAGCTGTATCAGATCCCAGCTTCCCCTCACCATCTTTGGGCTTACCTAGTGCCACACCCTCCCCCTCACTGGGTCTTCCCAGTGCAGCTGCCCCACCCTCTTCTACAGCCCCTACCACAGCCAGCCGTGTAGAGAACAGTGGCCCAAGGTCCATGCCACCCCATCTGGGCTTCTCTCAGAGCAAGGATGTCTCATCAGCTGCTGGACCCCTCACAGTAAGGATAAATCTATGAGTGTGGGGGGAGGGGAAGGCCTAAATGACAAAGAACTGACTGAATGTTATTCCTCAAAAGCATAATAATACTCAACATAAAGCTGAATGACAAAATcaagattttcattttctcttttcatagAATGGCTTCAGCGGCATGAAGACACAGAGCACACAGGACAGTAAGTACTCTCAGCATCGTTAGCAGAACTGCACTGGAGTGACCTATAAAATCTAATATAATGAATATTGATTGCGAAATGCATCCGGTAGGAAGTGGAAAAGTCCTCTCAGGCAAAGTTGATGCGGTTTGATAAGACAAAGACATACTCAGCCCAtctttctcatttgttttgtttcattcttgTTCCTCCTTCCACAAATTcacaccaaataaataaaatcaaactcccttcttttttttttttcttctctcaaacAAGCTACGTCATCAACGTCCAGAACGGTGAAAACGGAGTCTCCCATAATGACGAGTGACAGTGGCCCCGTCCACCACATCCCTTCCCCTGCAGTCACACCTTCACACTCAACACCCATCGCCTCGCTCAGCAGGTATGGGATGCTTCAGACACATGTGACGTATTGACATTGATTCATTAGTTTTGTGTctccttattttttttcaaattttctttgGAGATAATGATGTTTACAAGCACATATCTTAATCTTTGAATGTGGAAAAATCTGTCACTGAATCTCCATTTTCTAAGTgcttttgctgcctcaacaaatttAAACAGGCTGAcaaaacacttcttttttttctctagtCATGTGACCAGTTCTCACTCATCCGGATCAGCACTCGCCACAAGCTCCTCCCTGACGGTGAGTGTGCACATGCTCGCACACACAAGACATAATTCTGCAGTTGTGGtgttttttaaggattttagaATATGATACTTTCAGTGCGGGACTTCCATTAAGCACTGAGGGTTTGAGGGAAACATGGATATGGTGTTATTTATGAAAAACATCCGTGCCTTGACTTATAAAACAGGTGCTGGTTCTCTCCTCACACACCCTCTGCTCTCGTCCCATTACTTCAGATAACTAAcgaggacagcagcagcagcagcggcggcaaTCTCCATGCCTTTCCATCGTCGTCCAGCCAGGTTGTCAATTCCAATCCTTCGGTTCCACTGGCTGTCAGCAGCTCAACCACCAATGGTCTGCATCCATCTGGAGCACCGGGACTAACTCCTAATGGCACAAACTCCATCACAAACACCTCACTCTCAACCGCAGGCAGCCGCACGGCACCACTGCTCACCGCCACCTCTGGTAAGTTCATATTCACATATTCAAAAgaacttcttttttttgcttatgCTTTGGAGAAAGTTTTGATTCTGTTTTTGTGActatacagattttaaattatAGATTTTATCATTCCCTCACTTTGGTCGTCTTCttgttttgttactttacaAGTTTAAATCACAAATTATTCATTGCAAAATAAAGAATTGGTTAAAATATTCACCCATTAAGTCAAATTCAAATTCTCCTCATGTTTCATCTCTTTCCCAGGTAAAGCTCCTCCTAACTTGGCCCAAGGAGTGCCACCTCTCCTGGCCAACCAGTACATAATGGGCCCTGGTGGCTTGCTGCCTGCTTATCCGGTAAgtctggctgtttttttttttttttcttcaatggGACAGATGAAATAGATAGGTGTTGGTATCTCAGCTGACTCACCTACACAGAAATGTAGATCATCTTCATTTTCTTATCTATTGGTGAGGCTTCACGTCTGCACCTTTGCACCTTAAATCAAAGACTCTGTGTTTAGCAGGAGTGGAAAAATTTAATTGAACAATTATGCCAGCGTTCACTCCTTATTCTGTGAAGCTATTCagtgttgatgatgatggtgttttAGTAGGTTCTGATCAAACATGACGTCTATGGAACGCACTGAAACACTGACTAAAGCTGAGCAGAAGCTAAAAGAATTAGATGATGAAGCCAAAATTGAGTTTATAAGCAACAGTGAGGTTTAGTAGAGACTCCAACATGGTAGTAAATAGTTACCAGTTGTTCCCTACATTTAATTTACAAGAACTGGAAAATATGCACAGAATTCTTTAATTGTTTATCGCGTGTCTGAACTTGTGGGTTATCTTCTTTTCAACAGCAGATCTATGGATACGAGGAACTACAAATGCTGCAGTCTCGCCTTCCTATGGtgagtctgttgtgttttttgttctgtcaaGTAGCCTGCTGCGTATTACCTTGGCTGACAGCCAGTATTTCAAGTATTTAAAATCAGTACTGGactttcaaatgtttgtttcttgtaTATCACATCCCTGTTACCAGTCTAAGATGATTAGAAAAAGCTACAAAACAGGAAGGgctttttaataatgttttttttttttttctcctcctgcacAGGACTACTATGGTGTAACATTCCCTGGTACTACAGCTACCATGCCTGGAAGAGATGGCCTGGCCAATAATCCATATTCTGGTGAGTCAAATTGTCCCGGGTGTTCTGAGCTGATGTGTCTACTTACTGACCATGTGTTTTATGTATAAGATATGCCGTTAACTCATACTGACACTGAACAATTGACGCAATCGCTGATCAGTGTCTCTGTTGAAGTACTTTATTTTCCTCAGTTTGGTGGATTCTTTGCTAATTAGCCATTCAACAGATTGGCAAAGAGattttagatacattttttttttcaacttcagtgttgtCTTTTCTATCACTGTTTTCTCTCTAGGTGAGGCGACAAAGTTTGGCAGGAATGACTCTTCGTCTCCAGCTCCCCCGACCAGCCTGTCTACAGCCGGGGTGCAGTCACAGCCCCAGCAGGCACCGCAGGCAGGGACACAGGGGCAGGGCCAAGGACAGAGCCAGGGTCAGCAGACACAGAACCAGGCCTTCCTCAACCCCCCTCTGCCCCCTGGCTATGGATACACTGGTAAGAATAAGCAAAAGTATGTTTCATGATGAGGATGTCAGCCTGACATTTCCTCACAGGCATTTCCTGTTATGTCATCATGCACTTAAGTATTTAGTTACCATCTGTCCTCTTGTTATTTTTGGCCTCTTGTTTAAATGCCAATAAGGAGTACTTGAAGCTAAAAAAGAGTGTTCTTTTTTGCCAGTAAATCCTGAGGATTGTTTAGAATACTATTTTCTAATTGGATAAAAGGGAAAACTGACTGTACGATAACCATTCTACAGGTCTGCCATACTACGCTGGTGTGCCTGGGGTTCCCTCAGCCTTCCAGTATGGCCCCACCGTCTTTGTGCCTCCTGCTTCAGCCAAACAACCTGCAATGGGCCTGGCCAACCCCTCTAACCAGTACCACCAACAGCATCAGCCCAGTTACGGACAGCATGCATATGGCACAGGTAAGACTAGGACAAGAGAAGAAGGCTCTGTCTGCCACTGCTTGGATCGACAGTTAAAACAGTGCGTTTTTAGTCAAATAGCAGTAAAAGGCAGTTtttaatttagtgtttttaaatTCAATACACGCACAGACTCCAGCCTGTGTTGGTATCTCAAGTGACTAACCTACACAGAAATGTAGATCCTCTTCATTTTATCTATTGGTGAGGTTTCACGTCTGTGCACCTACGCCTTAAATCAAAGACTCTGCGTTTAGCAGGAGTGGATACATTGAATTGAATAATTATGCCAGCGTTCACTCCTTATTCTGTGAAGCTATTCagtgttgatgatgatggtgttttAGTAGGTTCTGATCAAACATGACGTCTATGGAACGCACTGAAACACTGACTAAAGCTGAGCAGAAGCTAAAAGAATTAGAAGATGAAGCCAAAATTGAGTTTATAAGCAACATTGAGGTTTAGTAGAGACTCTGACATGGTTGTAAATAGTTACCGGTTACCAATAGTTACAGACTCCAGCCTGTGCGTGTATTGAACTCCGACAGCACAGGTTCATCTTAAATTGTTACTGCTGAATAAACTTATCACAGTGCCATAATCTGTCACAACAACATGCTGCAAAAATGGTTGAGAAGGTTATCTGATAAACCTCAACAGTCGGACTGATCATTGTAATATCAGTGGGTTATTTAGCAAGTTACTTCACCATGTCATATAAACTGTTGACATGACTTACTGCCATGTATTGTTATAATACTGTTGTTGCTATACAGTCTCATGTATAGCAACAGTTTGGTACAACTGTATTTTACTAGTACAGGTATTATGAGTGAGACAGGGTGTGTATGCAGAGACGATGGCAATAAGTAAAAGAGACGTGGTCATAAATTGGGGTGTGAAATGTGAGGAGGGAGCGGAGAGAAATGGACATCCAACTCTTCATACACCAAATGCTGCATGTGCGTGTGGGATTGGGccttttgtgtgtgatttttttttttttttttttttgcttgtgctGCATGCATAGCTCAAACCCCCTGCTGAAGTTGGACACGGCTCAATATAGACAGCTGCCATTTTAGTCAGGTTACCTtactgcctctctctcctctgcccccttctcttcttctcttcttttctctttccatcctccccccccccaccccaccctcttctctttcttgaCCTCATCTGTTCCGTCTCCTTTCTCTTCctaccccctcctcctctgctcgctctgcctcctctcttctttctatactcctcctcctcctactcctcctcctcctcctccttcagccTTTGATGACCTGTCTCAAGCCCACGGTGGGGAATACAGTAAGGGAGG
Protein-coding regions in this window:
- the LOC137197715 gene encoding ubiquitin-associated protein 2-like isoform X1, translated to MMTSVVSNQARGTRDRTLPTTTQTTQPQKQIQATAEQIRLAQMIYDKNDADFEDKVKQLIEVTGKTQDECMVALHDCNEDVNRAINFLLESTSDTNSWETVGKKRNIGKEGGPSEIKESREKKGGDREASRGRGGSNRRGRGISRGREGRLEENGFEVAPGERGGDRGRRGRGRGAGGRGRGRAAAGNRFSSQGMGTFNPADYTANSGGRQETWEGDGNEPAEGTGTWGGNLEDWTSEDWNEDLSETKVFTASSAPANHITLGHNVDLASLLPKAGVAVGGSVDSDLGAIVEGPSAEDLGQSLVFTNSHHNGRTATHSYAHATANSYAHAASASTTYAHAALSSVLGSGFGSLNAPKPAPAADIRTSEQLNGPRLSQRASQSLATTSNSNVSKDAGPPPIQSPAPASSPSVDIKAQRLENGPVTALHLEMKLQPEPSAVLSQLAQRQQQSSMLPTTEPLHLSQSHAPQVPTPPGHESSIPPVRDGASPGVKLPGMEPPITEPPQRQLKTQKRRVPPPSKIPSSAVEMPGSADISGLNVQFGALDFGSDTGSGTVDMAQAESAREQAPAVAPAPAAPAPMPVPTAVPTQQPQSSLFSKPGSVSEHMSSLPSAVSDPSFPSPSLGLPSATPSPSLGLPSAAAPPSSTAPTTASRVENSGPRSMPPHLGFSQSKDVSSAAGPLTNGFSGMKTQSTQDTTSSTSRTVKTESPIMTSDSGPVHHIPSPAVTPSHSTPIASLSSHVTSSHSSGSALATSSSLTITNEDSSSSSGGNLHAFPSSSSQVVNSNPSVPLAVSSSTTNGLHPSGAPGLTPNGTNSITNTSLSTAGSRTAPLLTATSGKAPPNLAQGVPPLLANQYIMGPGGLLPAYPQIYGYEELQMLQSRLPMDYYGVTFPGTTATMPGRDGLANNPYSGEATKFGRNDSSSPAPPTSLSTAGVQSQPQQAPQAGTQGQGQGQSQGQQTQNQAFLNPPLPPGYGYTGLPYYAGVPGVPSAFQYGPTVFVPPASAKQPAMGLANPSNQYHQQHQPSYGQHAYGTAFDDLSQAHGGEYSKGGYGGSAQSQAKSAGSGPGKDDSTVKNVLEKAPGLSGSGTSGGVPDMGGSIYSKTQSFDKQGFHTGTPPPFSLPSALGGTGPLNPGGAPGYAPAPFLHILPPHQQPHSQLLHHHLTQDGQGGPGQRSQSSSMQQKNQGSKSSYGSSPYWAN
- the LOC137197715 gene encoding ubiquitin-associated protein 2-like isoform X2; protein product: MMTSVVSNQARGTRDRTLPTTTQTTQPQKQIQATAEQIRLAQMIYDKNDADFEDKVKQLIEVTGKTQDECMVALHDCNEDVNRAINFLLESTSDTNSWETVGKKRNIGKEGGPSEIKESREKKGGDREASRGRGGSNRRGRGISRGREGRLEENGFEVAPGERGGDRGRRGRGRGAGGRGRGRAAAGNRFSSQGMGTFNPADYTANSGGRQETWEGDGNEPAEGTGTWGGNLEDWTSEDWNEDLSETKVFTASSAPANHITLGHNVDLASLLPKAGVAVGGSVDSDLGAIVEGPSAEDLGQSLVFTNSHHNGRTATHSYAHATANSYAHAASASTTYAHAALSSVLGSGFGSLNAPKPAPAADIRTSEQLNGPRLSQRASQSLATTSNSNVSKDAGPPPIQSPAPASSPSVDIKAQRLENGPVTALHLEMKLQPEPSAVLSQLAQRQQQSSMLPTTEPLHLSQSHAPQVPTPPGHESSIPPVRDGASPGVKLPGMEPPITEPPQRQLKTQKRRVPPPSKIPSSAVEMPGSADISGLNVQFGALDFGSDTGSGTVDMAQAESAREQAPAVAPAPAAPAPMPVPTAVPTQQPQSSLFSKPGSVSEHMSSLPSAVSDPSFPSPSLGLPSATPSPSLGLPSAAAPPSSTAPTTASRVENSGPRSMPPHLGFSQSKDVSSAAGPLTNGFSGMKTQSTQDTTSSTSRTVKTESPIMTSDSGPVHHIPSPAVTPSHSTPIASLSSHVTSSHSSGSALATSSSLTITNEDSSSSSGGNLHAFPSSSSQVVNSNPSVPLAVSSSTTNGLHPSGAPGLTPNGTNSITNTSLSTAGSRTAPLLTATSGKAPPNLAQGVPPLLANQYIMGPGGLLPAYPQIYGYEELQMLQSRLPMDYYGVTFPGTTATMPGRDGLANNPYSGEATKFGRNDSSSPAPPTSLSTAGVQSQPQQAPQAGTQGQGQGQSQGQQTQNQAFLNPPLPPGYGYTGLPYYAGVPGVPSAFQYGPTVFVPPASAKQPAMGLANPSNQYHQQHQPSYGQHAYGTAFDDLSQAHGGEYSKGGYGGSAQSQAKSAGSGPGKAPGLSGSGTSGGVPDMGGSIYSKTQSFDKQGFHTGTPPPFSLPSALGGTGPLNPGGAPGYAPAPFLHILPPHQQPHSQLLHHHLTQDGQGGPGQRSQSSSMQQKNQGSKSSYGSSPYWAN